ttgaaacgCGAGTAGGAGGGTTACAGCGGTAGCACGGCTGAACTACTGAGCCAGCACAGGGTTCAAGCAATAACACACCGTTGTTGTTACTCTGCTGCCTCGTGTTGGCAACACAATGTTCACTGCTGCACCGTGGGGtgcataaaatatattatagaTAAGGCAGTAAAAGGTAGAGCAATACATCACACTAAAACAAGCCGGTGTTCTTCTTCCACCGCGGTGTATTTTTTACACCGCGTGGTTGTCTTGTGCTTTTACGATCGAGCTCGAGGGCCACAGCATAAAGTGGAGGCACAGAGTTACAGAGATGAGGGTTTTCTTCACTTCAGGTGAGACGCAGTGAccctctgcagctgaaaagtcTTCAACGAGGCCCTTTAATCAGTCTTGTCAGATGTGGCTGATTGAGGTAATTAAGCACTAATGTGAGGGGGGTAGAAATGCAGAGGGGCGTGTCTTATCCTGATGAAATACAGGTTATTTTAGTGATACTAATAAAGCAACTATGCACTGTAAAGTAAAGTTTAGAAATGAGCACCCTATAAGATAACTTGCTTATCTTAGGCTAAAAACATAGCGtagcttttcagttttatgcAATTAGCACAAAATAAAACGGCTCAGACAGCAACTGACTGCTTTGCTTTGCTCTGCTCTAGGTATTGATGGTCCAGCAGCGTTCCTGGGCCCCGAAGCCCCCGATCTGGGCATGAGGATCCAAATCCTGTCGGTGAGCCAGTCCCAGTCCCAGTCCCAGTCCCcccagtctcagctgcagcctcagtCCCAGCCCCAGTCCCCTGCTTCAGAGGAGCccgagagagacggagacaccGAGACGCTGCTAGAGCCCAAGACAGACCTTcatgagctgctgcagaaaaaaggtgaccagagagaggagagcagtcACGAGTCAAGTTCGttgttgaaaagaaaattaaacaaataatttgAGTTGGTATGAAGTGTGGATAGTGTATGTATCTGTGGTGAGTTCCAGCCAGTATTTATATCCTTGGTAGGAGCCAGGTGTCCCTGCTTTACCTTAACGATTATCTGTGACTGCCGGCTCCTACAGGAAGTGGCACGGTGAACCACAGAAAGGGAGGGGCCGTAACGGTTAAAATGCATCTTTATTAATTTCCTGAAAACTCCCCTGATGCTACTTGGTGTCGGCACATATTACAGTCCCAGGTTTTACAGTTCAACTTGACACTGTTTACCAAGACGTATGAAAGGATTCGCATGAGAGGAGAATAAAGATGTCCCATCGAGATAAACTGTCATCGCGATCAGTGGATTTAGTATTACTTTGCTAATGAAACGACTGCCCCCGATGACCCAACCCCAGATCAGCAGCTACTGTCAAGACTCTTTGTCGTCTCTAAAATTCACAGCGCTCCACTGCTCCATATGGAAAGAGTGGTGTGATTGATGGTGGCGCAGTGAGAAATGGGTCATTTAATAATAGGCCAGGGCATTGTTCAGACTGCAGCGCTCGTCTGAGGCATCATTAGAACTACTCCCACTCACGCTCACACCGGCCCGccggtggtggaggagtttctccatctgaaataaacttaaatagataaataaaaacgataacCTCTTATCATTTTGTGCAAATAAGCTGTGTTGTTTTACTTAAATCTAGGTGTCTTTCTTTGAGGCCTGAGCGTGACGTGAGGCTCCGGCCGCAATCGTCCTTCTCAATAATGCAAAGCCTCATTATTAACGTCAGCCCAGTTTAACGCAGGAACATGTCCTCAGGAGTTCGAGCAGGTATTTTTGGCTCCCCGTCCTTGCATATTAAACCAGGGCCTCggaaacaggagaaagaaataacattttgagatacatttatatatatatattaaaaagcaaaaacactggATTTTTAGCTGATTGAATTTTTTTGCCAGCCGGTCCTCTCTGACATTTCCAGATGGTTGATCTCATAAGCCGCTGCCTCACACGACTCTGTGAGATGTTTTAATTGGGGCCCCAGAGTCGCTGTTAGGAGGGAGCAGCGTGTGTTTGGTGATGGATGCGGTTTCTCTCTGGTGTAGCTGCACGTCCAGGATTCATTATGTCTCGTCAATACCCCGCAGCAGATTTTCTGTTTGGCGCCGTCGTCTGACTTCACACGTAGACCAGTGGTTTCCTTCCACTCTCACACCTACCCAGGTTATTTCTGTCTTAACAgtacacgttttttttttgttttttgttttttttttacgtaaaAGCTTGTGAATAACGCAAGCTACCCTCCGTTCTGTGTTGTTTCCTGACCGGTGAACTACTGTTGCCTCCTGACAGCGGATTAAAACGGACTCTGGCTGCATCGGCCCAATTATAAATGATGAGGCAGACGCGTGAAGCAGCCCGGACCGGCTGCAGTCCGCTCCGAACACTTCAGATTAGCGGCGCGCGTGGACCGGCGCTACGGCTCTTAAGAGGCATCGGCTTCATTTCTTTATGTTAACATCACTCTTTTAGAGGCTGACACAGAAATATGTAGCGCCGCAGCTGAGCCGCGTGTGACCTTTAGTTCGCGGAGTGAGTGAAGCAATGTTGTATTTAAAATTCTGGAAGATTCACAAAAGTTTTGTCTCTTCAGtcatttggtttgtgttttgctgtttaaGAGCTGAAACCCGTCTCCCTTGTGTaacgggagaaaaaaaaggaaaagaggttCCCTCCTGAATATTTCAGAGAAACATAAAAGGGAGTTCTTGTATAATTCTGTATAATACAGTTTCATATGCATTGCATCATTTTTTTGAGAAATTCGGTGTCACATATCAAAGGCCAtagacgaggaaaaaaaaaaaaagaaagttaaatcgACCTTCAGGATAGTTTTGAAATCAAAGAAACCCCTGGAAGGAAAATGAGCTTCTTCTGTAGCGGAGCGGAGCCGCTGGAATCCTCCTTCCTCTCGTGGGAACGAGCCTCCCAACAGGAGACGGTAAAAGTGTATTTTGCACCATCTCTAATACCTCGTGCCTCTCACCAGGTTTGTGCGGAAGCATGAACTTCGACGAATCCAGCGAGCACGAGGAGGACGCGGAGGACGAACGGACgcgctccctctcctcccacaCCGACTCCAACAGGCCTTCGTCAGCCGCCAGTGGCAAGGACGTTCCAGTGAGCAGCTCAGTAAATCCACTCACCGGTCAGACACAGCCGTTGCATCGATCGTAACCTTAAACGAGACTGAAAACTATGTTAATTCCGCACAGGAGGCGGTAACCCCCGGATCGCCGTCGGCGGACAGCTTAGTAGCGGATGTGGCCAATCTGGAAGAGTTTGTCTTGCGGCCAGCTCCTCGTGGCGTTACCGTTAAATGCCGAATCTCCCGGGACAAGAAGGGCATGGATCGGGGCCTCTACCCCACCTACTTCATGCACATGGAGAAAGAGGACGGCAAGAGGGTGAGACATGGACCAGAGGACTTAATAAGACAAAACCccacattttaaacatatgTCTAATGTAATAATTTTCTTTCCAGATGTTTTTACTGGCgggaaggaagagaaagaagagcaaAACGTCCAACTACCTTATCTCAGTGGACGCCACTGACTTGTcacgagagggagagagcttCATAGGTAAACTGAGGTAAAACAGCACTccttaaggctcatttaggTACTGCACGACCTAGACACCTTGATCTACATACGTAGCCTGGGCCGTTGTAAGCCATTCATACTTGTCCGCTCCTCAGTCTGGCTCACTTTGTTAAAACaacacccaaacactagtctgCGCCGTGTCttctctgctactttccacttcctgcttcactttcaacaatggtgactgaaactttcgtCGAAATTTCGCCCAACACAAGTCACACAAATGCTTGTGTTCCATCTTTgttaatccaaaacaatcaagtTTTCATGATCAGTTAAGACGCTGTTTTTTCATCAAAGTAATTTGttagaaagatggagaggaaatttatgaagctaggagaatgtgtcctaactacaaACAGGACttataaatagtaaaaataataataactaatgttggatgttaggatgtaaattttgcattttagttgtttttgaaactgaattaaatggttaaatttcTAAtcgaataattcctcaaatCCATTAGTcaggatattttagttttttactttAAGCTGCATCTGTGTCCGTTGAGGGCCACGCTGTTAAACCCTGAACTTACATCAGTGTGAGGTGGTGTAAACATTTAATCACCCGCTTGTCTTCTACCAGGTCCAACCTCATGGGCACCAAGTTCACGGTTTACGACAACGGCACCAATCCCTGCAAAAACCCCGGGGCCCTGCTGGAAGAGAGCAACACACGACAGGAGCTGGCTGCCATCTTCTACGTGAGTTtggagtttgtgtttccacCTCCTCCGCTCATTCATCTCATTACGCTAACTTCTCACGCTGCCTGTCCCTTTTTTTTGGCAGGAGACCAACGTTCTGGGATTCAAAGGGCCTCGCAAGATGACTGTAATCATCCCGGGCATGAACATGAGCTTTGAGAGAGTCCCTGTAAGGCCTCAAAATGTGAGTCTGTCAGTGATGGAATCAGAAGTCTAAAACTAGACCTGCATGTGCTCGGTGTGAAGTTTGAATCGGTTTAAATAATCAGCTGAAAGGCGTAACCCCGTACGTGTTGACGTTTGAACGCCAGGAGCAGGAGAGCCTCCTGAACAGGTGGCAGAATCACACGCTGGAAAACCTGATTGAGCTGCACAACAAGGCCCCCGTGTGGAACGACGACACCCAGTCTTACGTGCTCAACTTCCACGGCCGCGTGACTCAGGCCTCGGTGAAAAACTTTCAGATAGTTCACGACAACGACCGTAAGTagctctctgtctcactgtccCTCAGTTCCACGTTGAGTTTggagatacaccgatcagccgcaacattaaaaccaccgactgACTACCACTGACATaaaaaaacgtgaagaacagcagaaggtgttgacctggcctccatattcgctagatcccaaactgatcaagtatagCCACATTCGCActggactagttttacctgaggacgtcctgtgattcagatattaccccctACATCAgcgtttcatgtggcgcattcactCGGtgtaaacaaactctgtgttttacttaaatttacaatccgttgttatggctctgctactttccttctctctcccttgtgtcagacagttttaattactttgcaaattataatgcatgataaaaatatatttttgatactttttatcccggggaagaaattaccgACGAACAggtggtatttaaatcagctccacatttgccgatgaacacattaatgattgatttaatgttttcatccgtctaaacaggcgaatagttcagcgacatctgtccagactttgaattatagcacatccttcatgattcttaagtgacaagaggcagaaaaaagatgttgattagtattatcagaggtcctctgtgttacgagaattatggtaggtaatttgcggtgtaatttttactttgcaAAACATGGACGATTcacacgggattaagatcacaaaCAACCTccatgattattagaaattgCCGGAAATCCTCgggtaaaactaatccagtggttttggaggcacaagggagacctacagaataataggaaggtggtcataatgttatgcctgactggtgtatttgTGATAGCATTCACTATTTAGTCGCGAGCCCACCGCTGACTGACACTCTGATCCCTCCAGCCGACTACATCGTCATGCAGTTCGGCAGAGTTGCCGAAGACATCTTCACTCTGGACTACAACTACCCCATGTGTGCCCTGCAGGCCTTCGCCATCGGCCTGTCGAGCTTCGACAGCAAACTGGCCTGTGAGTAGACGACAAGGCTCCACGTCGCCTCTCCTGACCCCTCCTGTCAGATCTCCTCTCCACGGGGCTACTCAGCAGCCGACGGCGGAGGCTCTTAACATTATCAGGAATCAGCCGAGGCTGATGAAAACGAACATTGCGAAACTATCATTTCGGTTCAGACGTGTTGGTGCTTTGTTGGCACACCCAACGGAATCTCTTGTTTTCTTCGTGGctgttttttcgtttttgttttcgTCTTATACCTTCTGTCACGCACACGTCGATGTGCATGTCTACAGACCAAaagggaaaagcaaaaaaaattgaTGATCTGACCTGGAGACAGGTGCTCCCGTTAGAGACCGAGTACAAAGAGGACAGACGTCGCATTTTTGTTGcctttacatttaatttcagtcagtgtttctgGCCACGGCTCAGAGCAGAAACCATCACTCAACAACATGGCCTTTGCTCTGGCGCCACCTGCAGGCCAAACTATAGATTTGTTTATTAAGCAACaaggaatagaaaaaaaaactttttccatGTTCTGCCTGTTAAACCGTCTTCTCTtgtgattttatattttattttttagcttgTTTACATCTTAAAACACAGGAAGTTTTAACCTGCCACCTGCTTATAACTCATTTGGACActtcattatcatttttattctatGTGGAAAGTGTATTATTCAGAGCACGTCTTAtgatttttgtgttgttgttttcttttgtgaataAGTATAATTTGCATCTTGTGACtgtgatatattttttgtcttatcAAGTTGGATCATCACGGAAAGGATTGCAGAATTGCACATttaaagagaaaggaagatcgtactgtaaataaaataggaCATCACGCCTCCTTGTTTGATGTACTTTATCACTCtttaaacatcttaaaatattaatgtttgtttatgaaaaaaaaagagcatgagTTGgagccagttttttttttacgttgtCTCAATGAATTTTAGCTGCCTCTGACCCTTCAcctccatttttttattattataattattaataattataaggGAAATATGGAAATCACCTAAGGGACGCTGTCCTGTTTATATGCCGTCATCATTAAGTGGTCCAGGCCTGAACCTTAAAACCTTCagtgaaacattttctttgctgttttaaataaattggTCTATgacgttgtgttttttttctgctcagaaCTTTAAATCTCCGCTTTAACAACGCAAATAACCGGTTTGTTTAAAGATATTATTAATGTCGCAAAGATTTGCTAGCTAAAATTtcacttgtattttttatgatgtgCAATTAActattaaagacagaaaaactgaTTTACTGAAAACTATTTTTCAAATGTAGCGCGTATGCTTTTGCTACGAGACACTTCCAGTCCAGACAATTAGAGAAACGATGCCATCGATCGGGCGTGTGGATGTGTTttcggaagaaaaaaaaacacatcccaCCTCTTCGTCATGCTGAGAAATGAATGTATtcgcttttattttcatgaaccTGACAGATTTGATTCAGAACATctgtgtgacagagaaaaaaggtaaataaaagtACTTATTTCCACCaatgtaaagttttaaaataaccaaaataaaagacattttgaaaACTTAAATGCTTCGTTTGTTTGGAATTTATTCAACTCTTTTAACAGTCTGCTCACACGTCTTCTGCTCGAACTTCATTGCACATGAACTGCATGTTGAACAAGACAGCGGTGACGCTATTTGATAACATTTTCTTGACATCATGAACCGAACAATCAACAGCTTAATCACCAATACGCCATCGACCCGCCCTGTGTACCATCAAATATCAGCCTCTCTGGGCGCGTCTTTGTACTTGATGAGGTAGTACGGGTAGCACTGGCAGCTGTCGaacaccacaaacatgttgGGCTTGGACATGTTGTCGACGCAGGCGTCGTACAGGAGGTGCGGCTTCTCGCCGGAGCTGGCGAGCGGCGGCGGCCGGCGGTAGCTGGACTTCCCCAGACTCACCCTCCCCACCAGGACTTTGGCCAGGAACATGTGGCGGACGTCGTCTGGCTCCGCCTTGGTGGAGTAGGTGTGGGacaaggaggaggtggtggagaagtAGGAGCCCAAACCGTAGGAGCTCCCGTTTGTGCCGGCGACCCGGGGGTCGAAGTTGTTGTGGCAGATCACGTCCGAGGCTTCTTTGGTCGTGCCGTGGAAGAGGTGTCTCTCCAGGGGCTCCTTAGACTGAGCGTGCAGCGTCTGCATGTACACCTTTTGCCTGCACAGAACACatagttcattattttttaacccAGCTACAGATGAATCGAGGGTGGAAATAATTATTTGCAGCCCTATATTTGCAGGTAATGGTATAAACAGCACCCTTTCTTTAGTTGGACAAAGAATGAGCCTAACAGAAGGATCCTAGTTGGAAGTAAATACGAAACTTCAACTAGGAACGGATGGTCTCTACATGCAAGGTTCTCACCATGAACCACTGAGAAAGAGGTGTGATGGTGCTTTGCTGGTCACTCTGTTGGAGACTTATTCAAAAATTGAAGGCACCAGCATGGCATCCCCATCCAATTTGCGTTTAGTTGGGCCATCATTTATTCTCCAACAGGACAGTGAAACCAAGATGGAGACGGATGGAGTGTTGCGTCAGATGACCtagcctccacagtcacctgacctaaaCCAAACTGAGATGGTTTGGGATAAGATGGACTTCAGAATGATGGCAAAAGGGCCAACAGGTGCTCATCATCTCAAGACCGATGGAGAATgagttatttcacatttttttgtttaatacgTGTTTCGGCAATCATTGCATCCtggaaaaaacattaaatgagaaggtgtgtccagactGGTGGTGTAAATGGATGTATAAACAACTTCAATCTTCTCTGAGGACTTGTCAAGCAAAATTAAGGACAGGGTCACCACAACCTTTGGTACTTGTCCCAGTGGAGCTGGTTCTGGATCTGCTCGACGCTGAGGACGTCCACCCTGGTCTCCGGCAGGCTCTCGTGGAAGAGGTCCCGGACCATCTGGTAGGCCAGCGTGCCGGCCGGAACCTCTACGAGGCTGTAGTCTTGCTCGGAGGCCCGAAACCACACCGGAGGGTACCAGCTGCAGAACTCCTCCAGAGGGTCCACGCTGAAGTTGGCTGCAGGAGAGTGATGGACGGCCTGGGGGGAGTCATCCTGGATCCCCGTCCTTGGTGTTGGGGGAGTACGAAGGAAGAGGAAGTTAAATCTAGTCAAAAACCTTTTGATTAATTGATCTGAGCTGGAATTATTTACGTATTTCTGTAAGGAAGgtgacaaaatataataatatacaccaatcaggcacaacatcatgaccacctttcctttgtgcctccaaaactgacTCAGCAAAGACTGGACATGAAcctaagggtgtcctgtggtgtctggtcaATAACTTGATCAGTTCGTTAAGCATCAAGGAGCGTCGCCGCTATGGGGtaggggtacctggtctggtctaggcggccTAATTAAGCAAACACCCTAACGAATGCCAAGTtcaagagtttcccagcagaatactgAATTGTcccaaggtggtcaatgttatttgcttctctctgtcagtggtcacaatgttatggctgatcagtgtacgttCTTGTAAAAACACGATCCAGGTTACACACTGCAGGTAGGGCCGCATGGACTCCGGGGAGCGGTAGGCGGGTCTGCAGCGAACCTCCCTCTGGAACCCCGTGGTGACGTTGATCTGGGTCATGCTGGTGAAGTCCATCTTGTATTCCTGCGAGCCGAGGGTGAAGGACCACTCAGGCTCCTTTTCGTTCATCTTCTGCAGCAGCCGGGCGGACAGAGTCTGCGGAGGGAGGAACGGACAGGGCAGAGTCTGCAACTCGACAGTAAATAAAGACAGGGGAGAGGCCAGGGGAGGACTGTTCACCTGGTTGTACTCCTCCCAGCTGCGGTTGTTCCACCAGTAGAGCTTCCATTTGCTGGGGAAATACGGGTTCTTGAGCAGACTGTCCGAGTTCGTGAGCCGCCGGACAATGTCGTACTTAGAGGGATCGTCCAGCTCCATGAGGTCGAAGTTCAGAGTGTAGCGGATTTGCCTAAAGAAGGGCTTCCATTGAAATTTcaagagagaaaaatagaaaagaaagcctttttttctttttttactcacCCATCTTTGAGGTGGATGGTCTCCTGATTGACGTCGCAGTAGTTCCTCTCCAGTGTGACCTGGGAGCGTCGGGGAACGTCCACCCACTGGTGGGTGACGTTGGACCACAGCTGCCAGTGAAACGGGTAGGGGGTGTGGTGCATCTTACACTTCCTCCCGGCGTGGCACGTGTCTAGCAGGAACCTGTCGCAGATCGGGATGTTGAAGGAGGGCCTGGTGTGGAACAGGAGGGGGGCGTTGGACTGGGCGCACAGACTGCAAGCGGACGTGCTCGGCGCCTCGGCGACGGGTTGGGGTTCGGTCTTGGCCGGCGTGGCGACGGGCTGGGGCCGGGAGATGAGCAAGGGCAACGACACGATGAGGGACGTGGACGGGTTCGGGAGCGGGGGCGGGTTCTGGGGGCGTCTCGCGGGACACGGCGGCGTCTGGGTGCTCTTGGAGAAGGTGAGCAGCACGCGGGACCTCTTCTGCGCCGGGCTGGACTGGACGGCCGGCGAGGGCGGCGTGCTCTCGTCTGGGCCGAAGGCTGCGCTCTGCCCTCGCTGGGCGGTGGAGGGCGTGAAGGCGACGCCGATGCTGTAGGGGGTGGCGGTCCAGGTGACGTCCACGCGCTTGGACCTCATGGCCTCCCACACCGGGAGGCTGACGTTGGTTTCGGCGGGGACTTCCAGGAGGAGCAGGGACTGGCCCAGCATTATGACTTTGGAGGATTTGGATGGAGGCTCTACGGCCAAAACGCGGACCGAAGCTTTTCTCTTCACTCCTCTGTTGCATGAAGTcatctccagaaaaaaaaaaaaaaaaaaaaaattaaaaaatgtccaaattaAAAGAACAGTTAAGTTCTTGCACTAATCTTACCATTTTAATGTAATATCTGACAGTAAAGATCAAACCACATGACCTCATCTTCGATGCAAACTAATTTAAAGTGTGGTTCTTTGGA
This portion of the Mugil cephalus isolate CIBA_MC_2020 chromosome 22, CIBA_Mcephalus_1.1, whole genome shotgun sequence genome encodes:
- the tulp3 gene encoding tubby-related protein 3 isoform X2 — its product is MDTVKSEGSQPVYSRWSYRPTSSASFSSNSTGSGIEDDSSSFMQQKLEKQRALLEQKQRRKRQEPLMVQPNTEGRPRRSRTRRGEEQAPLVESQLNVTHDVIMDGIDGPAAFLGPEAPDLGMRIQILSVSQSQSQSQSPQSQLQPQSQPQSPASEEPERDGDTETLLEPKTDLHELLQKKGLCGSMNFDESSEHEEDAEDERTRSLSSHTDSNRPSSAASGKDVPEAVTPGSPSADSLVADVANLEEFVLRPAPRGVTVKCRISRDKKGMDRGLYPTYFMHMEKEDGKRMFLLAGRKRKKSKTSNYLISVDATDLSREGESFIGKLRSNLMGTKFTVYDNGTNPCKNPGALLEESNTRQELAAIFYETNVLGFKGPRKMTVIIPGMNMSFERVPVRPQNEQESLLNRWQNHTLENLIELHNKAPVWNDDTQSYVLNFHGRVTQASVKNFQIVHDNDPDYIVMQFGRVAEDIFTLDYNYPMCALQAFAIGLSSFDSKLACE
- the tulp3 gene encoding tubby-related protein 3 isoform X1; this encodes MDTVKSEGSQPVYSRWSYRPTSSASFSSNSTGSGIEDDSSSFMQQKLEKQRALLEQKQRRKRQEPLMVQPNTEGRPRRSRTRRGEEQAPLVESQLNVTHDVIMDGIDGPAAFLGPEAPDLGMRIQILSVSQSQSQSQSPQSQLQPQSQPQSPASEEPERDGDTETLLEPKTDLHELLQKKGLCGSMNFDESSEHEEDAEDERTRSLSSHTDSNRPSSAASGKDVPVSSSEAVTPGSPSADSLVADVANLEEFVLRPAPRGVTVKCRISRDKKGMDRGLYPTYFMHMEKEDGKRMFLLAGRKRKKSKTSNYLISVDATDLSREGESFIGKLRSNLMGTKFTVYDNGTNPCKNPGALLEESNTRQELAAIFYETNVLGFKGPRKMTVIIPGMNMSFERVPVRPQNEQESLLNRWQNHTLENLIELHNKAPVWNDDTQSYVLNFHGRVTQASVKNFQIVHDNDPDYIVMQFGRVAEDIFTLDYNYPMCALQAFAIGLSSFDSKLACE
- the LOC125000393 gene encoding protein mono-ADP-ribosyltransferase TIPARP-like; this encodes MTSCNRGVKRKASVRVLAVEPPSKSSKVIMLGQSLLLLEVPAETNVSLPVWEAMRSKRVDVTWTATPYSIGVAFTPSTAQRGQSAAFGPDESTPPSPAVQSSPAQKRSRVLLTFSKSTQTPPCPARRPQNPPPLPNPSTSLIVSLPLLISRPQPVATPAKTEPQPVAEAPSTSACSLCAQSNAPLLFHTRPSFNIPICDRFLLDTCHAGRKCKMHHTPYPFHWQLWSNVTHQWVDVPRRSQVTLERNYCDVNQETIHLKDGQIRYTLNFDLMELDDPSKYDIVRRLTNSDSLLKNPYFPSKWKLYWWNNRSWEEYNQTLSARLLQKMNEKEPEWSFTLGSQEYKMDFTSMTQINVTTGFQREVRCRPAYRSPESMRPYLQTGIQDDSPQAVHHSPAANFSVDPLEEFCSWYPPVWFRASEQDYSLVEVPAGTLAYQMVRDLFHESLPETRVDVLSVEQIQNQLHWDKYQRQKVYMQTLHAQSKEPLERHLFHGTTKEASDVICHNNFDPRVAGTNGSSYGLGSYFSTTSSLSHTYSTKAEPDDVRHMFLAKVLVGRVSLGKSSYRRPPPLASSGEKPHLLYDACVDNMSKPNMFVVFDSCQCYPYYLIKYKDAPREADI
- the tulp3 gene encoding tubby-related protein 3 isoform X3, which encodes MSYYSIRPTSSASFSSNSTGSGIEDDSSSFMQQKLEKQRALLEQKQRRKRQEPLMVQPNTEGRPRRSRTRRGEEQAPLVESQLNVTHDVIMDGIDGPAAFLGPEAPDLGMRIQILSVSQSQSQSQSPQSQLQPQSQPQSPASEEPERDGDTETLLEPKTDLHELLQKKGLCGSMNFDESSEHEEDAEDERTRSLSSHTDSNRPSSAASGKDVPVSSSEAVTPGSPSADSLVADVANLEEFVLRPAPRGVTVKCRISRDKKGMDRGLYPTYFMHMEKEDGKRMFLLAGRKRKKSKTSNYLISVDATDLSREGESFIGKLRSNLMGTKFTVYDNGTNPCKNPGALLEESNTRQELAAIFYETNVLGFKGPRKMTVIIPGMNMSFERVPVRPQNEQESLLNRWQNHTLENLIELHNKAPVWNDDTQSYVLNFHGRVTQASVKNFQIVHDNDPDYIVMQFGRVAEDIFTLDYNYPMCALQAFAIGLSSFDSKLACE
- the tulp3 gene encoding tubby-related protein 3 isoform X4; translated protein: MMSMERRALLEQKQRRKRQEPLMVQPNTEGRPRRSRTRRGEEQAPLVESQLNVTHDVIMDGIDGPAAFLGPEAPDLGMRIQILSVSQSQSQSQSPQSQLQPQSQPQSPASEEPERDGDTETLLEPKTDLHELLQKKGLCGSMNFDESSEHEEDAEDERTRSLSSHTDSNRPSSAASGKDVPVSSSEAVTPGSPSADSLVADVANLEEFVLRPAPRGVTVKCRISRDKKGMDRGLYPTYFMHMEKEDGKRMFLLAGRKRKKSKTSNYLISVDATDLSREGESFIGKLRSNLMGTKFTVYDNGTNPCKNPGALLEESNTRQELAAIFYETNVLGFKGPRKMTVIIPGMNMSFERVPVRPQNEQESLLNRWQNHTLENLIELHNKAPVWNDDTQSYVLNFHGRVTQASVKNFQIVHDNDPDYIVMQFGRVAEDIFTLDYNYPMCALQAFAIGLSSFDSKLACE